TCCTCGTCCACTCAGCAGTGCTGTTGTGTGAGAATTGCGGCCAGACTTACAGAATCATGCAGTTTCTAAACACTCTCACTGTATTAGCCCTGGTGGTGACGTCATTCGCGTTAATTGTTGCTGTACCTGTCCTTTACGCCTCTACTGAAGACAGTGGGCGCTCTAATCGTCTTATTCTTTTAGGGGGTGGTGTGTGGGTAGCGCTGGTATTACTTAATTGGGGCATGAGCTTTTTTGTCGTTTAATTCAGCGGAACTAGTACTTGGCCGCAAGCGTCATCGATCTCTTTGAAATGCTGCCTGCCTGTAGTTTTGTCTTGATTATACCACTTAACTTAGTGCAATAATAGCTGGTTCGACATGCAAATATTTTAAAAAAATTTTATTTATCACTGCATCCGCG
The DNA window shown above is from Synechococcus sp. CC9902 and carries:
- the psbZ gene encoding photosystem II reaction center protein PsbZ, translating into MQFLNTLTVLALVVTSFALIVAVPVLYASTEDSGRSNRLILLGGGVWVALVLLNWGMSFFVV